From Zingiber officinale cultivar Zhangliang chromosome 5B, Zo_v1.1, whole genome shotgun sequence, the proteins below share one genomic window:
- the LOC121984642 gene encoding DUF724 domain-containing protein 3-like isoform X2: MALDSGGEKKRGDRRRSVWFQPGDPVEVRSDDDGFLGAWYEATAASSLPQHRVEIVYSSLVDDDDPSLPLREIVLVSQLRPRPPTTNPSRCQHGLHDLVEAFHQDGWWAGVISAILHTTGRYIVAFPTSREELEFDASEIRYHLEWTDRHWVPFGDMRVEEAEFAVGARIEVSRNLEIGVSAWFSASVTQVLSISTYLIEYESLTSVTTGELLTEFVDVQYMRPCQLNAMSVKDFAPRDEVEVPLDGGWVPGEISKILKESRCIVKVRDTRSVTVFNLDQLRHSQCWDGHRWVFTFQQKTRKSQGSSVSGNRNPQNQKRCSLLSSSAPYKGEGEASSESGGFKLMNQKHKKTNLCSGPSQNSKKLKKDKSRCDHVRPQSDLMPEGPSTPLSDIGICSLVQETRRSQGSSVSVKRSPRGQKRCSLLSSLPPSKCEGEVTSELGGLKLNLKHKKANLQSGPSQGSKMFKKAKSQYNHAMPQHQLISQGPSTPMFVIDICSSMPLVDPSSSTISPSSRGTIAELDASIRDVPGLSIEEEGLANASHQLLKHQPDVTEVDGTPMGYEANDHLHLLEWMNYNLDYALNTTVKKKRTKLVAKSRKLQKNFSNDGVLKQLQDGDSKMLREEQMSISFSHLHVPVRMNINNIEKSDTSQVVLSNYSRANDDLSDQDLYSAASQPITQQNKLIMYQGSPSSADIEVHIQSQIAPSVLAETCTEIAHDQTQSKVVALEGEGAAALIVHSSGSLLKDIALPFSKTSCLWKQIESMEIFQVMPQQPHFCILEQYTMELREGMAIGLMVSFANLAADIQKLHIDRDEASLDAKMKALYHFESNGFSVDFLRARLEKLQELQIYHKGCLTRKAEVEGKIIAKMDDKSMIDSQFMDLDRSIKNLREYLACFQERKDSAMNQINRYEFEIAKLKIVLNEVEEAKVAGELKFSNISSAPW, encoded by the exons ATGGCGCTGGACAGTGGCGGTGAGAAGAAGAGAGGCGACCGGCGACGATCCGTGTGGTTTCAGCCCGGGGACCCGGTGGAGGTCCGCAGCGACGACGACGGCTTCCTCGGCGCGTGGTACGAGGCCACTGCGGCCTCCAGCCTTCCCCAGCACCGCGTCGAGATCGTCTACTCCTCCCTCGTCGACGACGACGACCCCTCCCTTCCCCTCCGTGAGATCGTCCTCGTCTCCCAACTCCGTCCCCGACCACCGACGACGAACCCTTCCCGCTGCCAGCACGGCCTCCACGATCTCGTCGAGGCCTTCCACCAAGACGGCTGGTGGGCCGGCGTCATCTCCGCCATACTCCATACCACCGGACGCTACATCGTCGCCTTCCCTACGAGCCGGGAGGAGCTGGAGTTCGACGCGTCCGAGATTCGATACCACTTGGAGTGGACCGATCGCCATTGGGTCCCCTTCGGCGATATG AGAGTTGAAGAGGCAGAGTTTGCTGTCGGAGCTCGGATTGAAGTCAGCCGTAACCTAGAAATCGGTGTCTCGGCATGGTTTTCCGCTAGTGTCACGCAAGTGCTCAGCATCAGTACCTATTTGATAGAATACGAGAGTCTGACCTCAGTGACAACCGGCGAGCTTCTGACTGAGTTTGTCGACGTTCAGTACATGAGGCCGTGCCAGCTAAATGCAATGTCGGTGAAGGATTTTGCCCCTCGTGATGAGGTAGAAGTGCCTCTCGATGGTGGGTGGGTGCCGGGAGAGATTTCAAAGATTCTCAAGGAATCTCGCTGCATTGTCAAAGTCAGGGACACTAGGTCGGTGACGGTGTTTAATCTTGATCAGCTTAGGCATTCTCAGTGTTGGGATGGTCACCGGTGGGTTTTCACGTTTCAG CAAAAGACTAGAAAATCACAAGGCAGTTCTGTTTCTGGTAACCGAaatccacaaaatcaaaaaagatgCAGTCTTCTTAGTTCATCAGCCCCTTATAAAGGTGAAGGTGAGGCCTCTTCTGAATCTGGGGGGTTTAAGTTGATGAATCAGAAGCATAAGAAAACAAATTTATGTTCTGGACCTTCACAAAATTCCAAAAAGTTAAAGAAAGACAAGTCACGGTGCGATCATGTGAGGCCACAATCCGACTTAATGCCTGAAGGCCCTTCAACTCCACTGTCTGACATCGGCATTTGTTCTTTAGTG CAAGAGACTAGAAGATCACAAGGCAGTTCTGTCTCTGTTAAACGAAGTCCACGAGGTCAGAAAAGATGCAGTCTTCTTAGTTCACTGCCTCCTTCTAAATGTGAAGGTGAAGTTACATCTGAACTCGGGGGACTCAAGTTGAATCTGAAGCACAAGAAAGCAAATTTACAGTCTGGGCCTTCACAAGGTTCCAAAATGTTCAAGAAAGCCAAGTCACAATACAATCATGCGATGCCACAACATCAGTTAATATCTCAAGGCCCTTCAACTCCAATGTTTGTGATAGATATTTGTTCTTCAATGCCACTGGTGGATCCTAGCTCCTCTACTATAAGCCCGTCTTCTAGGGGAACTATTGCTGAACTTGATGCGTCTATAAGGGATGTACCTGGATTATCTATTGAGGAGGAAGGTCTTGCAAATGCCAGCCATCAGCTATTAAAGCATCAGCCAGATGTAACTGAAGTTGATGGCACACCTATGGGTTATGAAGCTAATGATCATCTCCATCTTCTAGAATGGATGAACTACAATTTGGATTATGCTTTGAATACAACAGTTAAGAAGAAAAGAACTAAGCTTGTCGCTAAATCTCGAAAACTGCAAAAGAATTTCAGTAATGAT GGTGTGCTAAAGCAATTACAAGACGGGGACAGCAAAATGTTGAGAGAAGAACAGATGAGTATATCATTCAGCCACTTGCATGTGCCTGTGAGAA TGAACATTAACAATATCGAGAAATCAGATACTAGTCAAGTCGTATTGAGCAATTATAGTAGAGCTAATGATGACTTATCGGATCAAGATTTATACAGTGCCGCATCTCAACCTATTACCCAGCAGAATAAACTTATAATGTATCAAGGGTCCCCATCAAGTGCTGATATAGAAG TTCACATTCAAAGTCAGATTGCCCCATCAGTTCTTGCGGAAACTTGCACTGAAATTGCTCATGATCAAACTCAGTCAAAGGTAGTTGCTCTCGAGGGTGAGGGTGCTGCTGCTCTCATTGTTCACTCCAGTGGGTCACTATTGAAAGACATAGCATTGCCATTCTCAAAGACTTCCTGCCTGTGGAAACAAATAGAATCAATGGAAATATTCCAGGTTATGCCACAACAGCCACATTTTTGCATTCTGGAGCAGTACACTATGGAGCTTCGAGAAGGGATGGCCATAGGGCTTATGGTATCTTTTGCAAACTTGGCCGCTGATATACAGAAGTTGCATATTGATAGAGATGAAGCATCTTTGGACGCAAAGATGAAGGCTCTTTATCATTTTGAAAGTAATGGATTCAGTGTTGATTTTCTACGTGCTCGCCTAGAGAAATTGCAAGAGCTTCAAATATATCACAAGGGGTGTTTGACTAGAAAAGCAGAAGTGGAGGGAAAAATTATTGCCAAAATGGACGATAAGAGTATGATAGACTCTCAATTTATGGACCTTGATAGATCTATCAAGAATCTGAGAGAATACCTTGCCTGCTTCCAAGAGAGAAAAGATTCAGCTATGAATCAGATAAACAGGTACGAGTTCGAAATTGCCAAATTGAAAATTGTACTGAATGAAGTTGAAGAAGCAAAAGTTGCTGGCGAGTTAAAATTCTCCAATATTTCATCTGCTCCATGGTGA
- the LOC121984642 gene encoding DUF724 domain-containing protein 3-like isoform X1, whose protein sequence is MALDSGGEKKRGDRRRSVWFQPGDPVEVRSDDDGFLGAWYEATAASSLPQHRVEIVYSSLVDDDDPSLPLREIVLVSQLRPRPPTTNPSRCQHGLHDLVEAFHQDGWWAGVISAILHTTGRYIVAFPTSREELEFDASEIRYHLEWTDRHWVPFGDMRVEEAEFAVGARIEVSRNLEIGVSAWFSASVTQVLSISTYLIEYESLTSVTTGELLTEFVDVQYMRPCQLNAMSVKDFAPRDEVEVPLDGGWVPGEISKILKESRCIVKVRDTRSVTVFNLDQLRHSQCWDGHRWVFTFQQKTRKSQGSSVSGNRNPQNQKRCSLLSSSAPYKGEGEASSESGGFKLMNQKHKKTNLCSGPSQNSKKLKKDKSRCDHVRPQSDLMPEGPSTPLSDIGICSLVQETRRSQGSSVSVKRSPRGQKRCSLLSSLPPSKCEGEVTSELGGLKLNLKHKKANLQSGPSQGSKMFKKAKSQYNHAMPQHQLISQGPSTPMFVIDICSSMPLVDPSSSTISPSSRGTIAELDASIRDVPGLSIEEEGLANASHQLLKHQPDVTEVDGTPMGYEANDHLHLLEWMNYNLDYALNTTVKKKRTKLVAKSRKLQKNFSNDGVLKQLQDGDSKMLREEQMSISFSHLHVPVRMNINNIEKSDTSQVVLSNYSRANDDLSDQDLYSAASQPITQQNKLIMYQGSPSSADIEDIEARCVICMEGLSENNLTGSFFIPKFLADVTLNSVNDAASNEIYNNVTVHIQSQIAPSVLAETCTEIAHDQTQSKVVALEGEGAAALIVHSSGSLLKDIALPFSKTSCLWKQIESMEIFQVMPQQPHFCILEQYTMELREGMAIGLMVSFANLAADIQKLHIDRDEASLDAKMKALYHFESNGFSVDFLRARLEKLQELQIYHKGCLTRKAEVEGKIIAKMDDKSMIDSQFMDLDRSIKNLREYLACFQERKDSAMNQINRYEFEIAKLKIVLNEVEEAKVAGELKFSNISSAPW, encoded by the exons ATGGCGCTGGACAGTGGCGGTGAGAAGAAGAGAGGCGACCGGCGACGATCCGTGTGGTTTCAGCCCGGGGACCCGGTGGAGGTCCGCAGCGACGACGACGGCTTCCTCGGCGCGTGGTACGAGGCCACTGCGGCCTCCAGCCTTCCCCAGCACCGCGTCGAGATCGTCTACTCCTCCCTCGTCGACGACGACGACCCCTCCCTTCCCCTCCGTGAGATCGTCCTCGTCTCCCAACTCCGTCCCCGACCACCGACGACGAACCCTTCCCGCTGCCAGCACGGCCTCCACGATCTCGTCGAGGCCTTCCACCAAGACGGCTGGTGGGCCGGCGTCATCTCCGCCATACTCCATACCACCGGACGCTACATCGTCGCCTTCCCTACGAGCCGGGAGGAGCTGGAGTTCGACGCGTCCGAGATTCGATACCACTTGGAGTGGACCGATCGCCATTGGGTCCCCTTCGGCGATATG AGAGTTGAAGAGGCAGAGTTTGCTGTCGGAGCTCGGATTGAAGTCAGCCGTAACCTAGAAATCGGTGTCTCGGCATGGTTTTCCGCTAGTGTCACGCAAGTGCTCAGCATCAGTACCTATTTGATAGAATACGAGAGTCTGACCTCAGTGACAACCGGCGAGCTTCTGACTGAGTTTGTCGACGTTCAGTACATGAGGCCGTGCCAGCTAAATGCAATGTCGGTGAAGGATTTTGCCCCTCGTGATGAGGTAGAAGTGCCTCTCGATGGTGGGTGGGTGCCGGGAGAGATTTCAAAGATTCTCAAGGAATCTCGCTGCATTGTCAAAGTCAGGGACACTAGGTCGGTGACGGTGTTTAATCTTGATCAGCTTAGGCATTCTCAGTGTTGGGATGGTCACCGGTGGGTTTTCACGTTTCAG CAAAAGACTAGAAAATCACAAGGCAGTTCTGTTTCTGGTAACCGAaatccacaaaatcaaaaaagatgCAGTCTTCTTAGTTCATCAGCCCCTTATAAAGGTGAAGGTGAGGCCTCTTCTGAATCTGGGGGGTTTAAGTTGATGAATCAGAAGCATAAGAAAACAAATTTATGTTCTGGACCTTCACAAAATTCCAAAAAGTTAAAGAAAGACAAGTCACGGTGCGATCATGTGAGGCCACAATCCGACTTAATGCCTGAAGGCCCTTCAACTCCACTGTCTGACATCGGCATTTGTTCTTTAGTG CAAGAGACTAGAAGATCACAAGGCAGTTCTGTCTCTGTTAAACGAAGTCCACGAGGTCAGAAAAGATGCAGTCTTCTTAGTTCACTGCCTCCTTCTAAATGTGAAGGTGAAGTTACATCTGAACTCGGGGGACTCAAGTTGAATCTGAAGCACAAGAAAGCAAATTTACAGTCTGGGCCTTCACAAGGTTCCAAAATGTTCAAGAAAGCCAAGTCACAATACAATCATGCGATGCCACAACATCAGTTAATATCTCAAGGCCCTTCAACTCCAATGTTTGTGATAGATATTTGTTCTTCAATGCCACTGGTGGATCCTAGCTCCTCTACTATAAGCCCGTCTTCTAGGGGAACTATTGCTGAACTTGATGCGTCTATAAGGGATGTACCTGGATTATCTATTGAGGAGGAAGGTCTTGCAAATGCCAGCCATCAGCTATTAAAGCATCAGCCAGATGTAACTGAAGTTGATGGCACACCTATGGGTTATGAAGCTAATGATCATCTCCATCTTCTAGAATGGATGAACTACAATTTGGATTATGCTTTGAATACAACAGTTAAGAAGAAAAGAACTAAGCTTGTCGCTAAATCTCGAAAACTGCAAAAGAATTTCAGTAATGAT GGTGTGCTAAAGCAATTACAAGACGGGGACAGCAAAATGTTGAGAGAAGAACAGATGAGTATATCATTCAGCCACTTGCATGTGCCTGTGAGAA TGAACATTAACAATATCGAGAAATCAGATACTAGTCAAGTCGTATTGAGCAATTATAGTAGAGCTAATGATGACTTATCGGATCAAGATTTATACAGTGCCGCATCTCAACCTATTACCCAGCAGAATAAACTTATAATGTATCAAGGGTCCCCATCAAGTGCTGATATAGAAG ATATAGAAGCTAGATGTGTCATTTGCATGGAAGGATTGAGTGAAAACAATCTAACTGGCAGCTTCTTCATTCCTAAATTTTTAGCAGATGTCACATTGAATTCAGTTAATGATGCTGCTTCTAATGAGATCTATAACAATGTAACAGTTCACATTCAAAGTCAGATTGCCCCATCAGTTCTTGCGGAAACTTGCACTGAAATTGCTCATGATCAAACTCAGTCAAAGGTAGTTGCTCTCGAGGGTGAGGGTGCTGCTGCTCTCATTGTTCACTCCAGTGGGTCACTATTGAAAGACATAGCATTGCCATTCTCAAAGACTTCCTGCCTGTGGAAACAAATAGAATCAATGGAAATATTCCAGGTTATGCCACAACAGCCACATTTTTGCATTCTGGAGCAGTACACTATGGAGCTTCGAGAAGGGATGGCCATAGGGCTTATGGTATCTTTTGCAAACTTGGCCGCTGATATACAGAAGTTGCATATTGATAGAGATGAAGCATCTTTGGACGCAAAGATGAAGGCTCTTTATCATTTTGAAAGTAATGGATTCAGTGTTGATTTTCTACGTGCTCGCCTAGAGAAATTGCAAGAGCTTCAAATATATCACAAGGGGTGTTTGACTAGAAAAGCAGAAGTGGAGGGAAAAATTATTGCCAAAATGGACGATAAGAGTATGATAGACTCTCAATTTATGGACCTTGATAGATCTATCAAGAATCTGAGAGAATACCTTGCCTGCTTCCAAGAGAGAAAAGATTCAGCTATGAATCAGATAAACAGGTACGAGTTCGAAATTGCCAAATTGAAAATTGTACTGAATGAAGTTGAAGAAGCAAAAGTTGCTGGCGAGTTAAAATTCTCCAATATTTCATCTGCTCCATGGTGA
- the LOC121984643 gene encoding protein SHORTAGE IN CHIASMATA 1 homolog, translated as MRSRFLNVDYFASRSSIGTLNRFQFLPLPVPLPPPDPCPSDPSFDLGISLDGIRIDRGITLDVDPFPIEDALSQFLSDIIPKTLPAAEDGGSLRISPRKKRFRSVPGVFEDNKVSEGSGAPDVVSEIVALLLHEERDLNGDLNLRHNELPAEDSERIELRQGIELHKEFLFEIVEIDLPLGETMGSEPEPSGIHFEIPGITISMDRVNIDIEVKVIYPHKIAKSIYLVDELDAIFDEHESSLRTRNFSTVEPKLILPQFEVKNFLESDAGISSAEAFGCLLSVIGPCIGSQDDKLVVSANEFLESNSVDIMGDVSGECLMDYSHQDKPMCLNSILEMDMINIGDVMLLENGPILYAVPADGHYSHLPCSIHLQEIQNFDFHSDDVLQSYVSSQLGKTLEMTDLMVVDDINHTDGLYQSFVSTELALVDDTFKSLPTPILSDDKTMKSKSMIVEELLHTLEPHSLSACDGIYLDWHLVLEGTCSNDVCLSYINMLYNVNTCETSSDVHIDRSEIASDIEFFEDFHESGDTLQSKELPTKDQYCVQHVTQLPFQNETTQLTNQGSLNDKTPEWKHNIISDNSSVLFESMTQSNDLNFFLDVRRGTSMRNYGHQAMKGSDKKISLPIPLSQNPCFTCEIPKEKFAQWVVDVHTVTLSDCILGLMEHTQETYLTILEESPYLKTNNWKINNDHETSGLSKQNILNLIIDKFLKECISDSSHEDITTLIALYGVKKLAYFLCFFGVHAAHLYISYLIGSIKKLAGRLQHLETLLEDIRSKSDRQLIESHPSLVLIEGILNSNIHNAEKILIVAERVFWLPLTRKLASMGTKYYTIMINNMPLSSVDERDNDAYDHSFLEGLQHSDCLIASYENISASFPFKKFGIILEYGGPYASSRLSSMVPILGGLPRVHFIHVEFATHPTALFLCEGPDDTSSQSIPGVEKSLNNIIEILNFVPSEKNSCLASKSGNERDSSYENQTIRSKDINCREPCFPEAVVIVNTQIFDKKMLISRRTSYKKILAMEKAGLQIVERDVHLPLDLVLDAAVCLIWYEARNSMGSKATEDSFISMFVENMATSILISLSYSFKSCILIFEGERSFLAAIMESSDALYAAAASLDINLQLFCSHEPDSTDDIILSCIKAATSSTKGIYPAMPESESIGESFLTRFPSINPLSAHVILSSGGSLVEFLQWSNERKIQAVAKYRVPEESISLFSALCRFGEVGESKSVMTQCSSIDSDIDSQLLSSPRKKQRNVSHILPTPSDDPFLACAEPLNQNIHLKENPPSFQQHQLRNFFNIHEKMRKIDNDDHNDMLDKTARGSASTGNGLSGRNESNYRGKSFIDVINDECIFLDENLSSTSDAFNFFEAVDSDSEPTIRSSKSTSRQTQSKKDHSVFPTSEEINHHMDSFLNDHPKFDDRIFKNEHTHFNYNKDDELMINCGHYKSFMQDNNANIINLSAQEKAPPADAGNPFSNTARQSSLHGPGWFTDILNRLKEKGNKQQQTIQTNPYCNSARILDTPIKTRSPSIIDAYRYQGNNQMSNPTKRKCKKDVKRQFSNNNKGKDTPFITRTWTPIDKRARQNLYFTRNGNEKQSRLVWRSRDSPNLDSNIRKRHREDW; from the exons ATGCGATCTCGATTCCTTAACGTCGACTACTTCGCTTCCCGATCCTCTATCGGAACCCTAAATCGCTTCCAATTCCTCCCCCTTCCCGTTCCGCTTCCTCCTCCCGATCCATGCCCTTCCGATCCTTCCTTCGATCTCGGCATCTCCTTAGACGGTATACGTATCGACCGCGGGATCACGTTGGATGTAGATCCGTTCCCGATCGAGGATGCTCTCTCTCAGTTCCTATCGGATATCATACCTAAGACACTTCCAGCAGCTGAGGATGGCGGTTCCCTTCGTATCAGCCCAAGGAAGAAAAGGTTTCGTTCTGTACCAGGAGTATTCGAAGACAATAAG GTGTCGGAAGGATCTGGAGCGCCTGATGTTGTTTCGGAA ATTGTGGCTCTTCTACTCCACGAAGAGAGGGATCTGAATGGGGATTTAAATTTGAGGCATAATGAGCTTCCGGCTGAGGATTCCGAG AGGATTGAACTGCGTCAGGGGATTGAACTGCACAAGGAATTCTTATTTGAGATAGTCGAAATAGATCTACCCTTG GGAGAAACCATGGGCTCTGAACCAGAGCCATCTGGAATTCACTTTGAGATTCCAGGCATCACTATTTCTATG GATAGAGTCAATATTGACATTGAAGTTAAGGTCATCTATCCCCACAAGATTGCTAAATCAATTTATTTAGTGGATGAACTTGATGCCATATTCGATGAACATGAGTCTTCTCTAAGAACTAGGAATTTTAGTACAGTGGAACCCAAGTTGATATTACCACAGTTTGAAGTGAAGAACTTTTTGGAATCTGATGCTGGTATTTCCAGTGCAGAAGCTTTTGGCTGTCTGCTTTCAGTTATTGGACCTTGTATCGGGTCCCAAGATGACAAACTAGTGGTTAGTGCCAATGAGTTCTTGGAATCTAATAGTGTAGATATAATGGGAGATGTTTCAGGAGAATGCTTAATGGACTACAGTCATCAAGATAAACCTATGTGTCTCAACTCCATTCTAGAGATGGATATGATAAATATTGGTGATGTTATGCTCCTTGAAAATGGTCCAATACTATATGCAGTTCCTGCTGATGGACACTATTCCCACTTGCCGTGTTCTATACATTTACaggaaattcaaaattttgattttcattcaGATGATGTCTTGCAAAGTTATGTAAGTTCACAACTGGGTAAGACTCTGGAGATGACTGATCTAATGGTGGTAGATGATATTAATCACACTGATGGGTTATATCAATCTTTTGTCAGCACTGAGCTGGCGCTAGTGGATGATACGTTTAAATCACTTCCGACTCCAATCCTTTCTGATGATAAGACAATGAAATCAAAGAGCATGATTGTCGAAGAGTTACTTCATACCCTGGAACCTCATTCTCTGTCTGCTTGTGATGGAATATATTTAGATTGGCATCTTGTGCTGGAAGGAACATGTAGTAATGATGTTTGCCTTTCCTACATAAATATGCTGTACAACGTGAATACTTGCGAAACAAGTTCTGATGTTCACATTGACCGTTCAGAGATTGCATCTGATATTGAATTCTTCGAGGACTTCCATGAAAGTGGGGACACACTACAGTCTAAGGAATTGCCCACAAAAGATCAATATTGTGTCCAGCATGTTACTCAACTGCCTTTCCAGAATGAAACCACTCAACTAACAAATCAAGGATCTCTAAATGACAAAACTCCAGAATGGAAACATAACATTATTTCAGATAACTCTTCTGTCTTATTTGAGTCGATGACTCAATCCAATGATCTCAACTTTTTCTTGGATGTGAGAAGAGGCACATCAATGAGAAATTATGGACATCAAGCCATGAAAGGTTCTGATAAGAAGATTTCGTTACCCATTCCTCtctctcaaaatccatgtttcaCATGTGAAATCCCTAAAGAGAAGTTTGCACAGTGGGTAGTTGATGTGCATACTGTTACCCTCTCTGACTGTATTTTGGGTCTTATGGAACATACTCAGGAAACATATTTGACCATCTTGGAAGAGAGCCCTTATTTGAAAACCAACAATTGGAAAATCAACAATGATCATGAAACTTCAGGCCTTTCAAAGCAAAATATTTTGAACCTCATTATAgacaaatttctaaaagaatgcATTTCAGACTCTAGTCATGAAGATATCACGACCTTAATTGCCCTATATGGTGTCAAGAAGTTGGCATATTTCTTGTGTTTCTTTGGGGTTCATGCTGCTCATCTATATATAAGCTATTTGATTGGAAGCATCAAGAAATTAGCTGGAAGATTACAACATCTTGAGACCTTACTTGAAGATATAAGAAGCAAATCTGACAGACAATTGATTGAGTCTCATCCATCATTGGTTCTTATAGAGGGAATACTGAATTCAAATATTCATAATGCTGAGAAGATACTCATTGTAGCTGAGAGGGTATTTTGGTTACCTTTGACTCGGAAGTTGGCTTCAATGGGGACAAAATATTACACAATAATGATTAATAATATGCCTCTGAGTAGTGTGGATGAAAGAGACAATGATGCATATGATCATTCTTTTTTGGAAGGTCTACAACATTCAGATTGTTTAATAGCATCTTACGA GAATATTTCTGCATCTTTTCCTTTCAAAAAGTTTGGCATCATCTTGGAGTATGGAGGCCCATATGCATCATCAAGATTATCCTCAATGGTTCCTATATTGGGTGGCTTGCCTCGAGTTCACTTTATCCATGTTGAATTTGCCACTCATCCTACTGCACTTTTTCTTTGTGAAGGCCCTGAT GATACTAGCTCACAATCCATACCCGGTGTCGAAAAGAGCTTGAACAACATTATAGAGATCCTAAATTTTGTTCCATCTGAGAAGAATAGTTGTCTAGCATCCAAATCTGGTAATGAGAGGGATTCCTCATATGAAAATCAAACCATAAGATCAAAGGATATCAATTGCAGGGAACCTTGCTTCCCTGAAGCGGTAGTCATTGTTAATACCCAAATATTTGATAAGAAAATGCTTATTTCTCGACGAACTTCATACAAAAAAATTTTAGCAATGGAGAAGGCTGGACTACAAATAGTGGAGCGAGATGTTCATCTACCTTTGGACTTGGTACTTGATGCTGCAGTTTGCCTAATTTGGTACGAGGCTAGAAATTCTATGGGCAGTAAAGCTACTGAAGACTCATTTATTTCAATGTTTGTAGAGAACATGGCGACCAGCATTCTGATTTCTCTTAGTTACTCTTTCAAGTCGTGCATACTG ATCTTCGAGGGAGAGAGAAGCTTCCTCGCCGCCATAATGGAGTCATCTGATGCACTATATGCAGCAGCCGCCAGTCTTGATATTAATTTGCAACTATTTTGCTCACATGAGCCTGATTCAACTGATGACATAATATTGAGCTGCATTAAAGCTGCAACTAGTTCAACTAAGGGTATATATCCAGCAATGCCTGAATCCGAGTCCATTGGCGAATCATTTCTTACAAGATTTCCCTCTATAAATCCTCTCTCCGCTCATGTTATACTTTCCTCTGGTGGTAGCCTTGTTGAATTTCTGCAATGGTCAAATGAACGCAAAATTCAAGCAGTTGCAAAGTATCGTGTGCCTGAAGAAAGTATTTCTCTTTTCAGTGCTCTGTGCCGATTTGGAGAAGTTGGGGAATCTAAATCTGTTATGACGCAGTGTTCCTCTATCGACTCGGATATTGACAGTCAACTGTTATCATCACCGAGAAAAAAGCAGAGAAATGTCTCTCACATTCTTCCAACACCCTCTGACGATCCTTTTCTTGCTTGTGCCGAGCCATTGAATcaaaatattcatctaaaagaaAACCCTCCTTCATTCCAGCAACATCAGTTACGGAATTTTTTCAACATTCATGAGAAAATGAGAAAGATAGACAACGATGATCACAATGACATGTTGGATAAAACAGCCAGAGGATCTGCAAGTACTGGTAATGGTTTGAGTGGAAGAAACGAAAGCAATTACAGAGGTAAAAGCTTCATTGATGTAATCAATGATGAGTGCATTTTCCTAGACGAAAATCTCTCCTCAACATCAGATGCCTTCAACTTTTTTGAGGCAGTTGATTCTGACAGTGAACCAACAATCAGAAGCTCTAAATCTACAAGCCGACAAACTCAGAGCAAAAAAGATCATTCTGTATTCCCAACCTCAGAAGAGATCAACCATCATATGGACAGTTTTTTGAATGATCATCCAAAGTTTGACGACAGAATATTTAAGAACGAACACACACACTTTAACTACAACAAAGATGATGAACTAATGATAAACTGCGGTCATTACAAGAGCTTTATGCAGGACAACAATGCAAATATTATCAATTTGTCAGCTCAAGAGAAAGCTCCACCAGCTGATGCCGGGAATCCATTCTCAAATACAGCTCGACAATCTAGTTTGCATGGACCAGGCTGGTTTACTGATATTCTGAACAGACTGAAGGAGAAGGGCAACAAGCAACAACAAACAATCCAAACAAACCCATATTGCAACTCtgcaaggattttagatacaccAATAAAGACGCGGAGCCCTTCTATCATCGATGCTTACAGGTACCAAGGCAATAATCAGATGTCCAACCCAACCAAACGCAAGTGCAAAAAGGATGTGAAAAGACAATTTTCAAATAACAACAAAGGTAAGGACACACCCTTCATCACCAGAACATGGACCCCAATTGACAAAAGAGCCAGACAG AATCTTTATTTCACAAGAAATGGAAACGAGAAGCAGAGCAGACTGGTTTGGAGAAGTAGAGACAGCCCGAACTTAGATAGTAACATTAGGAAGAGACACCGAGAGGACTGGTGA